In one Terriglobia bacterium genomic region, the following are encoded:
- a CDS encoding CocE/NonD family hydrolase encodes MRFLRISLTNLFLPVLAALLVVPLAAQTPQAPPPDYALLFDKTEVLIPARDGVKLHTEIYSPKNAAEPLPIVLERTPYGLADDAKGYSRKRGRYAEMIPDGYIFVFQDIRGRFGSEGKFVMNRPVRDPRDAKAIDEGTDTYDTIDWLVKNVPRNNGRVGLLGISYGGWLTVMGMLSPHPALKAVSEQASPADMFLGDDFHHHGAFRLSYGFEYATMMETSKENYIFPFDRFDTYEWYLRLGALSNANKNYLHGTLPTWNDFVAHPNYDVFWKKQAMPYILKRPTVPNLNVAGWWDQEDFYGPMKIYELLEKDDPDHLNYLAVGPWNHGGWAHGAGSSLGAIPFGSDTALYFRRKIEAPWFAYWLKNKGQLPLQEAILFQTGSDEWTKFDSWPPKQAQTKKLYFRSMGKLSFDPPRSANPQAADSYLSDPAHPVPYRHRPIEMTYPADYPGGWFTWLLEDQRFVDQRPDVLSWTTEELPEDVALAGQVTAKLFASTTGSDADWIVKLIDVYPEKYPQDWKLAGFELMIADEVFRGRFRNSFEKPEPVTPGEVTPFTIDLHTANHVFKKGHRIQVQVQSTWFPLIDRNPQKFVPNIFEAREADYHKATQRIFRSQQYPSSVEISIVRAGASQ; translated from the coding sequence ATGCGCTTCCTGCGTATTTCCCTGACCAACCTCTTTCTGCCGGTGCTGGCTGCACTGCTCGTCGTCCCGCTGGCGGCCCAGACCCCGCAGGCCCCGCCGCCCGACTATGCGCTGCTCTTCGACAAGACCGAGGTCCTGATCCCCGCGCGCGACGGCGTGAAGCTGCACACCGAGATTTACAGCCCGAAAAACGCCGCCGAGCCCCTGCCTATCGTCCTGGAGCGCACCCCCTACGGCCTCGCCGACGACGCCAAGGGCTACAGCCGCAAGCGCGGCCGTTACGCCGAGATGATCCCCGACGGCTACATCTTCGTCTTCCAGGACATCCGCGGCCGTTTCGGCTCCGAAGGCAAATTCGTCATGAACCGGCCGGTGCGCGATCCCCGGGACGCCAAGGCCATTGATGAGGGCACGGACACCTACGACACCATCGACTGGCTGGTGAAGAACGTCCCGCGCAACAACGGCCGCGTCGGCCTCCTGGGCATCTCCTACGGCGGCTGGCTCACGGTCATGGGCATGCTCTCACCGCATCCCGCGCTCAAAGCCGTCTCCGAGCAGGCCTCGCCCGCGGACATGTTCCTCGGCGACGATTTTCACCATCACGGCGCCTTCCGCCTGAGCTACGGCTTCGAATACGCCACCATGATGGAAACCTCGAAGGAGAACTACATTTTCCCCTTCGACCGCTTCGACACCTATGAGTGGTACCTGCGGCTCGGCGCGCTCTCCAACGCCAACAAGAACTACCTGCACGGCACGCTGCCCACCTGGAACGATTTCGTCGCCCATCCCAACTACGACGTCTTCTGGAAAAAGCAGGCCATGCCCTACATCCTGAAGCGCCCGACGGTACCCAACCTCAATGTCGCCGGCTGGTGGGACCAGGAAGATTTCTACGGCCCCATGAAGATCTACGAGCTGCTGGAAAAGGATGACCCCGACCACCTCAACTATCTCGCCGTGGGCCCCTGGAATCACGGCGGCTGGGCGCACGGCGCGGGCAGCTCGCTCGGCGCGATTCCCTTCGGCAGCGACACCGCGCTCTATTTCCGGCGGAAGATCGAGGCGCCCTGGTTCGCCTACTGGCTGAAGAATAAAGGCCAGCTGCCTCTGCAGGAGGCCATCCTCTTCCAGACGGGAAGCGACGAGTGGACGAAGTTCGACTCCTGGCCGCCCAAGCAGGCCCAGACGAAGAAGCTCTATTTCCGCAGCATGGGAAAACTCTCGTTCGATCCGCCACGGAGCGCGAACCCGCAGGCCGCCGACAGCTACCTCTCCGACCCGGCGCATCCCGTGCCCTACCGCCACCGTCCCATCGAGATGACCTATCCCGCCGACTACCCTGGCGGCTGGTTCACCTGGCTGCTCGAGGACCAGCGCTTCGTGGATCAGCGCCCCGACGTCCTGAGCTGGACCACTGAGGAGCTGCCGGAAGACGTTGCGCTCGCCGGGCAGGTCACCGCCAAGCTCTTCGCCTCCACCACCGGCAGCGACGCCGATTGGATCGTCAAACTCATCGACGTCTACCCGGAAAAATATCCGCAGGACTGGAAGCTCGCCGGCTTCGAGCTGATGATCGCCGACGAGGTCTTCCGCGGGCGCTTCCGCAACTCTTTCGAAAAGCCTGAGCCCGTCACGCCCGGCGAGGTCACGCCCTTCACCATCGACCTGCACACCGCCAACCACGTTTTCAAGAAGGGCCACCGCATTCAGGTGCAGGTGCAGAGCACGTGGTTCCCGCTCATCGACCGCAACCCGCAGAAATTCGTGCCCAACATCTTCGAAGCCAGGGAAGCCGACTACCACAAGGCCACGCAGCGCATCTTCCGCTCCCAGCAGTACCCCTCGAGCGTGGAGATTTCCATCGTCCGCGCCGGCGCAAGCCAGTAG
- the speB gene encoding agmatinase has product MRHHAPPQSPGSPRFRGIGTYSRLPQLAAEERADFGIIGVPFDLGASFRNGQRFGPVAVREASRLVRLAHPYHWIDIYEFLSGGDYGDAPVYPADLAQSIAAIEEYVRPVVAGGTVPIAIGGDHTVSLPLLRAVAAAHDELALVHFDAHTDTDDELFGSKVCHGTPFRRALEEGLIDPKHSIQVGIRGSTVTAGEIDDSRALGFEVIEAPEMFALGPAGVVERILARVGSRKAYLTFDVDFLDPAYAPGTGTPEVGGPASHEALAMLRGLGAIPFVGFDVVEVLPAADHGQITALLAANVIFEFISLLAVRRRAAGRTT; this is encoded by the coding sequence ATGCGGCATCACGCTCCACCTCAGTCGCCCGGTTCGCCCCGCTTCCGCGGGATTGGCACCTATTCCCGCTTGCCGCAGCTGGCCGCGGAGGAGCGCGCGGATTTCGGCATCATCGGCGTGCCCTTCGATCTGGGCGCCAGCTTCCGCAACGGCCAGCGCTTCGGCCCGGTGGCGGTGCGCGAAGCCTCGCGCCTGGTGCGCCTGGCGCATCCCTATCACTGGATCGACATCTACGAATTCCTGAGCGGCGGCGACTACGGTGATGCGCCGGTCTATCCCGCCGATCTGGCGCAGAGCATCGCCGCCATCGAGGAGTACGTGCGGCCGGTCGTGGCGGGCGGCACGGTGCCCATCGCGATCGGCGGAGACCACACCGTCTCCCTGCCGCTGCTGCGCGCAGTGGCCGCGGCTCACGACGAGCTGGCCCTGGTGCATTTCGACGCGCACACCGACACCGATGACGAGCTCTTCGGCTCCAAGGTTTGCCACGGCACGCCCTTCCGCCGCGCCCTCGAGGAAGGCCTGATCGATCCGAAGCATTCCATCCAGGTGGGCATTCGCGGCTCTACGGTGACCGCCGGGGAGATCGACGATTCGCGCGCCCTGGGCTTTGAGGTGATCGAAGCGCCGGAAATGTTTGCGCTAGGCCCGGCTGGCGTGGTCGAGCGCATTCTGGCGCGCGTGGGCAGCCGCAAGGCCTACCTCACCTTCGACGTGGATTTTCTGGACCCCGCCTATGCGCCGGGAACGGGCACACCGGAAGTGGGCGGTCCGGCGTCGCACGAAGCGCTGGCCATGCTGCGCGGCCTGGGGGCCATTCCCTTCGTGGGCTTCGACGTGGTGGAGGTCCTGCCCGCCGCCGACCATGGGCAGATCACCGCGCTCCTTGCCGCCAACGTGATCTTCGAGTTCATCTCGCTCCTGGCGGTGCGCCGCCGCGCCGCCGGGCGCACCACCTGA
- a CDS encoding peptidase C45 yields MRRVAALAVVLLGAAALWWAGSGGNSSSAQRDVDAAVAAARQQAAASDPRLAKAARFEQDGWIYVHLEGEPGAVGFQHGYLLAPEIEDAFAAVQAGMTHSSERDWAFFRKAAHEMLWPKIDAEYQQELTGIVEGLRARTGSKLDVDDLVAFNAFEELPDYYVPWLNKREKAASAPALKSPGNCSAFIATGRWTKDHQIVMAHNNWTSYLNGERWRIIFDIAPARGHHLLMDGFPGVIASDDDFGINSAGLLVTETTITQFEGWDPAGKAEFVRARKALQYAGSIDEYVKIMLDGNNGGYANDWLVGDRKTGEIAQFELGLKAFHLWRTKDGVFAGSNWARDPKVLALDAPQFDPNNPETSPNARRVRWDELLRKNWGRIDVALAQQMLGDHADSYEKKEEANERTLCGHVDASPRGIALWTWGPNYPGGAVQGKATDAAMAAKMQFTARVGHPCGEDFLAAPFLAAHPEYNWQAPYLRDMKAGPWTEFHSGQAAAK; encoded by the coding sequence ATGCGGCGGGTGGCGGCGCTGGCCGTGGTGTTGCTGGGCGCGGCGGCGCTGTGGTGGGCGGGCAGCGGCGGGAATTCCTCATCGGCGCAGAGAGACGTGGACGCAGCGGTCGCGGCGGCGCGGCAGCAGGCCGCGGCCAGCGATCCGCGGCTGGCGAAGGCTGCGCGCTTCGAGCAGGACGGCTGGATCTACGTGCATCTGGAGGGCGAACCGGGCGCGGTCGGCTTCCAGCACGGCTACCTGCTGGCGCCGGAGATCGAGGACGCTTTCGCCGCGGTGCAGGCGGGGATGACGCACTCAAGCGAGCGCGACTGGGCCTTCTTCCGCAAGGCGGCGCACGAAATGCTGTGGCCGAAGATCGACGCGGAATACCAGCAGGAGCTCACGGGAATCGTGGAAGGGCTGCGCGCGCGCACCGGCTCGAAGCTGGACGTGGACGACCTTGTGGCTTTCAACGCCTTTGAGGAGCTGCCGGACTACTACGTGCCGTGGCTGAACAAGCGGGAGAAGGCGGCGTCCGCGCCGGCGCTGAAAAGCCCCGGGAACTGCAGCGCGTTCATCGCCACGGGAAGGTGGACCAAGGACCACCAGATCGTCATGGCGCACAACAACTGGACGAGCTACCTGAACGGCGAGCGCTGGCGGATCATTTTCGACATCGCGCCGGCCCGCGGCCACCACCTCCTGATGGACGGCTTTCCGGGAGTGATCGCCAGCGACGACGACTTCGGAATCAACAGCGCCGGACTGCTGGTCACGGAGACGACGATCACGCAGTTCGAGGGCTGGGATCCGGCGGGGAAGGCGGAATTCGTGCGCGCGCGCAAGGCGCTGCAGTACGCCGGGTCGATCGACGAATACGTGAAAATCATGCTGGACGGGAATAACGGGGGCTACGCCAACGACTGGCTGGTAGGGGACCGCAAGACCGGGGAGATCGCGCAATTCGAGCTGGGGCTGAAGGCGTTTCACCTGTGGCGCACGAAGGATGGCGTCTTCGCCGGTTCGAACTGGGCGCGCGACCCCAAGGTGCTCGCTCTGGACGCGCCGCAATTCGATCCCAACAACCCGGAGACTTCGCCCAACGCGCGCCGCGTGCGCTGGGACGAACTGCTGCGCAAGAATTGGGGCAGAATCGACGTGGCCCTGGCGCAGCAGATGCTCGGCGACCACGCCGACAGCTATGAGAAGAAGGAAGAGGCAAACGAGCGCACGCTATGCGGGCACGTGGACGCGTCGCCGCGCGGAATAGCGCTCTGGACGTGGGGGCCGAACTACCCGGGCGGGGCGGTGCAGGGCAAGGCCACCGACGCGGCCATGGCGGCGAAAATGCAGTTCACCGCGCGCGTGGGCCATCCCTGCGGGGAGGATTTTCTGGCCGCGCCGTTTCTCGCGGCGCACCCCGAATACAACTGGCAGGCGCCATATCTGCGGGACATGAAGGCCGGCCCGTGGACCGAATTCCACTCCGGGCAGGCCGCGGCGAAGTAG
- a CDS encoding DUF302 domain-containing protein has protein sequence MSHALDYTVVTNKSFADAVRAVEQKAVENGFRVLHVHDFAAMLGEKGFAREPLTIVEICNARYASEVLKKDVRTALLLPCPVAVFVENGKTCISTMLPSTMADFFPEKGIAEVAFAVEETVRKIVDEAKAEPHELVSRAQPAP, from the coding sequence ATGAGCCATGCTCTGGACTATACCGTAGTGACCAACAAATCTTTTGCCGATGCGGTACGCGCGGTCGAGCAGAAAGCCGTGGAAAACGGTTTTCGCGTGCTGCACGTGCATGACTTCGCCGCCATGCTCGGCGAAAAAGGCTTTGCGCGCGAGCCGCTGACCATCGTGGAGATCTGCAACGCGCGTTACGCCAGCGAGGTGTTGAAGAAAGATGTGCGCACCGCGCTGCTGCTTCCCTGTCCGGTGGCCGTGTTCGTGGAAAACGGCAAAACCTGCATCAGCACCATGCTTCCCAGCACCATGGCCGATTTCTTCCCCGAGAAGGGCATTGCGGAAGTGGCTTTCGCGGTGGAAGAAACCGTGCGTAAGATCGTGGACGAAGCGAAAGCCGAGCCCCACGAGCTTGTCTCCCGCGCCCAGCCAGCGCCCTGA
- a CDS encoding SDR family oxidoreductase, which produces MFKEEMLKGRAVFLTGGGTGLGKSMALRLAGLGARLFVVGRREEPLRETCEEIRRAGGVASYAICDVRDYSAVEAAAGAAEEQFGRIDTLVNGAAGNFIARTEKLTPNAFNAVVGIVLHGTFHCTQVFGKRWIAAKQPGNVLNIVTTYAAANCGSGFIVPSACAKAGVLAMTTSLAVEWAKYRIRVNAIAPGPFPTEGAWSRLMPSKQFEEHAIEKHPMKRFGRHEELANLAAFLLSDMAEYINGECVVIDGAQWLRGAGEFNDLLVLPEAAWEAMEAARAKK; this is translated from the coding sequence ATGTTCAAAGAAGAGATGCTGAAGGGCAGGGCAGTCTTTCTCACCGGAGGCGGCACGGGCCTCGGAAAGTCCATGGCGCTGCGGCTGGCCGGATTGGGGGCGCGGCTGTTCGTGGTGGGGCGGCGCGAAGAGCCGCTGCGCGAAACCTGCGAAGAGATCCGCCGCGCGGGGGGCGTGGCGAGCTACGCCATCTGCGACGTGCGCGATTACTCCGCGGTGGAAGCCGCCGCCGGCGCCGCGGAGGAGCAGTTCGGCCGCATCGACACGCTCGTCAACGGCGCTGCGGGCAACTTCATCGCCCGCACGGAGAAGCTCACGCCGAACGCCTTCAACGCCGTGGTGGGCATCGTGCTCCACGGCACCTTTCACTGCACGCAGGTCTTCGGCAAGCGCTGGATCGCCGCCAAGCAGCCCGGCAACGTTCTGAATATCGTCACCACCTATGCCGCGGCCAATTGCGGCTCGGGCTTCATCGTGCCGTCGGCGTGCGCCAAGGCCGGGGTGCTGGCGATGACCACTTCGCTGGCGGTGGAATGGGCGAAATACCGCATCCGGGTGAACGCCATCGCCCCGGGACCCTTCCCGACCGAGGGGGCCTGGTCGCGGCTGATGCCCTCGAAACAGTTCGAAGAACACGCCATCGAAAAGCATCCCATGAAGCGCTTCGGGCGCCACGAGGAGCTGGCCAATCTGGCGGCCTTCCTCCTGAGCGACATGGCCGAATACATCAACGGGGAATGCGTGGTGATCGACGGCGCACAGTGGCTGCGCGGCGCCGGGGAATTCAACGACCTGCTCGTGCTCCCCGAAGCCGCCTGGGAAGCCATGGAAGCGGCGCGCGCGAAAAAGTAG
- a CDS encoding archease — translation MVKTPFEILEHPADIGFRAYGKTREELFENAALALFSLTCELATVEERESREIETTGSDNETLLYAWLAELLAVAEAERLVFRRADVTALEPARVHGTAYGEPFDRARHEMNTHIKAVTFHQLFVEQTAEGWRAQVFVDL, via the coding sequence ATGGTGAAAACACCGTTCGAGATTCTCGAGCACCCCGCGGACATCGGATTCCGCGCCTACGGGAAGACGCGCGAGGAGCTGTTCGAGAATGCGGCGCTGGCGCTTTTTTCTCTGACTTGCGAATTGGCCACGGTGGAGGAGCGGGAATCGCGGGAGATCGAAACCACGGGCAGCGACAACGAGACGCTGCTGTACGCCTGGCTGGCGGAGCTGCTGGCCGTGGCGGAGGCCGAGCGCCTGGTCTTTCGCCGCGCCGATGTGACCGCGCTCGAGCCGGCCCGCGTGCATGGCACGGCCTACGGCGAGCCTTTCGACCGGGCTCGGCACGAGATGAACACGCACATCAAAGCCGTGACGTTTCACCAGCTCTTCGTGGAGCAGACCGCGGAAGGCTGGCGCGCCCAGGTTTTCGTGGACCTGTGA
- the typA gene encoding translational GTPase TypA has translation MNQNIRNIAIIAHVDHGKTTLVDAMLRQSGIFRSNEAVVERVMDSNDLERERGITILAKNTALFFHDTKINIVDTPGHSDFGGEVERALRMVDGVVLLVDASEGPLPQTRYVLQKALAAKLPPVIVLNKIDRPDARPKEVLDEIYDLFIDLDATEDQLDFPVVYTNARAGVAHRTPGDDSKDLLPLFETIVAKIAPPPGDPAGQLQIQVMNLDYSDFLGRIAIGRVFNGTLKRGEEVGISKLDGKLTPTRITKLYTFRGLERDEAESVVAGDLVAIAGVEGIQIGEGITDLAAPAPFEPLLIDEPTLAMIFTVNSSPLSGKDGSYLTSRDLRDRLQKELLTNVSIRVEDTDTPESFRVLGRGELQLAILIETMRREGFELMVGKPEIVVRNEGGKKLEPLERLVIDVPESFIGIILETLGSRRGEMVKMSNHGSGRVRMDFKIPSRGLIGLRSQLLTDTRGTALIHSIFDGWTDYAGEMALRPTGALVADRSGPSTAFALWNIQERGELFIGAAIEVYEGMIVGENSREQDMDVNVTKEKKQTNMRSSSADEAIRLIPHRELSLEQAIEFIADDEFVEVTPKSIRLRKKVLQANKRPRRWQEIRASNVAK, from the coding sequence ATGAACCAGAACATTCGCAATATCGCCATTATCGCGCACGTAGACCACGGCAAAACCACGCTGGTGGACGCCATGCTCAGGCAGAGCGGGATTTTCCGCTCCAACGAGGCGGTCGTCGAGCGCGTGATGGATTCGAACGACTTGGAGCGCGAGCGCGGGATCACGATTCTCGCCAAGAACACGGCGCTGTTCTTCCACGACACGAAAATCAATATCGTAGACACCCCCGGCCACAGCGACTTCGGCGGGGAAGTGGAGCGCGCGCTGCGCATGGTGGACGGCGTGGTATTGCTGGTGGATGCCAGCGAAGGCCCGCTGCCGCAGACCCGCTACGTCCTGCAGAAGGCCCTGGCGGCCAAGCTGCCCCCGGTCATCGTGCTGAACAAGATTGACCGCCCTGACGCGCGGCCCAAAGAAGTACTGGACGAGATCTACGATCTGTTCATCGACCTCGATGCCACCGAAGACCAGCTGGACTTCCCCGTGGTGTACACGAACGCGCGTGCGGGCGTGGCGCACCGCACCCCGGGCGACGATTCCAAGGACCTGCTGCCGCTGTTCGAAACCATCGTGGCCAAGATTGCGCCGCCTCCGGGCGATCCCGCAGGCCAGCTGCAGATCCAGGTGATGAACCTCGACTACAGCGACTTTCTCGGGCGCATCGCCATCGGCCGGGTCTTCAACGGCACGCTGAAGCGCGGCGAAGAAGTGGGTATCAGCAAGCTGGATGGAAAACTCACGCCGACGCGCATCACCAAGCTGTACACCTTCCGGGGGTTGGAGCGCGACGAAGCAGAAAGCGTTGTCGCGGGCGATCTCGTGGCCATTGCCGGCGTCGAGGGCATTCAGATCGGCGAGGGCATCACGGATCTCGCCGCTCCCGCGCCGTTCGAACCGTTGTTGATCGATGAGCCGACGCTGGCCATGATCTTTACGGTGAACAGCAGCCCGCTCTCCGGCAAGGACGGCAGCTACCTCACCTCGCGCGACCTGCGCGATCGCTTGCAGAAAGAGCTGCTGACCAACGTCTCCATCCGCGTGGAAGACACGGACACGCCGGAATCGTTCCGCGTGCTGGGGCGCGGCGAACTGCAGCTGGCCATCCTGATCGAAACCATGCGCCGCGAAGGCTTCGAGCTGATGGTGGGCAAGCCGGAAATCGTGGTGCGCAATGAAGGCGGCAAGAAGCTGGAGCCGCTGGAGCGGCTGGTGATCGACGTGCCGGAGAGCTTCATCGGCATCATTCTCGAGACGCTGGGCAGCCGGCGCGGCGAGATGGTCAAGATGAGCAATCACGGCTCGGGGCGCGTGCGCATGGACTTCAAGATTCCTTCGCGCGGGCTGATCGGGCTGCGCAGCCAGCTGCTTACCGACACGCGGGGCACCGCGCTGATTCATTCCATCTTCGACGGCTGGACGGACTACGCCGGGGAGATGGCGTTGCGGCCCACGGGCGCGCTGGTGGCCGACCGTTCCGGCCCGTCCACGGCGTTTGCGCTGTGGAACATCCAGGAGCGCGGGGAGCTGTTCATCGGCGCGGCGATCGAAGTGTATGAAGGCATGATCGTGGGAGAAAATTCGCGCGAACAGGACATGGACGTCAACGTCACCAAGGAAAAAAAGCAGACGAACATGCGTTCCTCGAGCGCGGACGAAGCCATCCGGCTGATTCCGCACCGCGAGCTGAGCCTGGAACAGGCCATCGAGTTCATCGCCGACGACGAGTTCGTCGAGGTCACCCCGAAATCGATCCGCCTGCGCAAGAAGGTTCTGCAGGCCAACAAGCGCCCGCGCCGCTGGCAGGAAATCCGCGCCAGCAACGTGGCCAAGTAA
- a CDS encoding serine hydrolase codes for MPISRVVPKLLAVSCAVLGLAPAPPARAQQEANAAVDAVFADVAKPGSPGCALGVYREGKMIYARGYGLADLEQSVPITPQSVFDIGSTSKQFTVTSVLLLEKQGKLSVNDDVRKYIPELPEYGGKITILHLMNHTSGLRDYLTLFELAGINTDSVTTDEDALAIIARQKALNFAPGSDWLYSNTGFFLLSVIVKRVSGQPLAEFAAENIFTPLGMTHTQFRDDHTSLIAKRALAYDPTGKGGYKLDVSYFEQTGDGAVHTSVEDLLRWDENFYSAQIGGKAYLAEIQERGKLASGKALEYAKGLFVGDYRALHTVSHGGSWGGYRAELLRFPEQHFSVACLCNVGNANPEKRARQVAEVYLGGLMKAKEEKREAEDLEKQKPEIALAAEQLRAYTGDYWSEELGVTYRLALAGEKMKLAAVLDRTGLPRTGHALPIAWRATAADEFAASGAPLILHFRRGANGAVSGFTLDAGRTRDMIFLRRESAAEREAK; via the coding sequence ATGCCGATAAGCCGTGTAGTACCCAAGCTGCTTGCTGTTTCGTGTGCCGTGCTGGGGCTGGCGCCGGCGCCGCCGGCGCGCGCGCAGCAGGAGGCGAATGCCGCGGTGGACGCGGTGTTTGCCGATGTAGCCAAGCCAGGCTCGCCGGGCTGCGCACTGGGCGTCTACCGCGAAGGAAAGATGATTTATGCGCGCGGCTACGGCCTGGCCGACCTCGAGCAGAGCGTGCCCATCACTCCGCAGTCCGTCTTCGACATCGGCTCCACTTCCAAGCAATTCACCGTGACCAGCGTCCTGCTCCTCGAAAAGCAGGGCAAGCTCTCCGTGAACGACGACGTTCGCAAATACATTCCGGAGCTGCCGGAGTATGGCGGGAAAATCACCATCCTGCACCTGATGAATCACACCAGCGGGCTGCGCGATTATCTGACGCTGTTCGAGCTTGCCGGAATCAATACCGACAGCGTGACCACCGACGAGGACGCTCTGGCCATCATCGCGCGGCAGAAGGCGCTGAACTTCGCGCCGGGGAGCGACTGGCTCTACAGCAACACGGGATTTTTCCTGCTTTCGGTGATCGTGAAGCGCGTGAGCGGCCAGCCGCTGGCGGAATTCGCCGCGGAGAATATCTTCACGCCGCTGGGGATGACCCACACGCAGTTCCGCGACGACCACACCTCGCTGATCGCAAAGCGCGCGCTGGCCTACGATCCCACTGGGAAAGGCGGGTACAAGCTCGACGTTTCCTACTTCGAGCAGACCGGCGACGGCGCCGTGCATACCTCGGTCGAGGACCTGCTGCGCTGGGACGAGAATTTCTACTCGGCGCAGATCGGCGGGAAAGCGTATCTCGCGGAGATTCAGGAGCGCGGCAAGCTGGCCAGCGGCAAGGCGCTGGAGTACGCCAAAGGGCTGTTCGTCGGCGACTACCGCGCGCTGCACACCGTGAGCCACGGCGGTTCCTGGGGCGGCTATCGGGCCGAACTGCTGCGCTTTCCGGAGCAGCATTTTTCCGTGGCCTGCCTGTGCAACGTGGGCAACGCCAATCCGGAAAAGCGCGCCCGGCAGGTGGCCGAGGTTTATCTCGGCGGGCTGATGAAGGCGAAAGAGGAAAAGAGGGAAGCCGAGGACTTGGAAAAACAGAAGCCGGAGATCGCGCTGGCTGCGGAGCAGTTGCGGGCCTACACGGGCGATTACTGGAGCGAAGAACTGGGCGTGACCTACCGGCTGGCGCTTGCCGGAGAAAAAATGAAGCTGGCGGCGGTGCTGGACCGCACCGGGCTTCCGCGCACCGGCCATGCTTTGCCGATCGCCTGGCGTGCGACGGCCGCCGATGAATTCGCCGCCAGCGGCGCGCCGCTCATACTGCATTTCCGGCGCGGCGCGAACGGGGCGGTGAGCGGATTTACGCTGGATGCCGGACGTACACGGGATATGATCTTCCTTCGCCGTGAGAGCGCGGCAGAGCGGGAGGCAAAATGA